Genomic DNA from Salvia miltiorrhiza cultivar Shanhuang (shh) chromosome 1, IMPLAD_Smil_shh, whole genome shotgun sequence:
GttattatcttcttttttttcataataaatttataatataagaGAACACATCTGATAGATTAAATGCATATTAAATCACAAATTTTAATACCGCATGCAATTACAACATCATTTTCAAAGTGTAACCCATGATATATAATCAACCTATTTTATGTTCGGAATTGAAATCATCCCCAATATTTCTTGCTGTCGAAAATATTTGGGTGATTactattacaaaaaaaaattaaaaatataaaattgaatatatatttggTATAGTTTGAATTTaatgttataattataattgaCCGATCATATATAGATTAGACTCTAATGAAGTAATGATCTGATGTATGAAATTAACTCAATATTAAAGAGTTGAGCCGCGCTCACCAACCCCCGAAATGGCTAAATCCCCACTATCGTAATGATTGATGAAATGTCgcataatacaataaaataatacttgtatTTTTCCTTTAATATTGTTCTAACTCTTCCATTTTAGCCTTTCCCATGTCCCTATATATATGCGTCTTTATTCAGCCACTTTGACAGCATTCTCCAAGGAATCTTTCCTCACAGAATTTCAGACCAAACTTCAACATGGGCAGTTTGGAAGTGGAAAGAAATACAGTGGGCTGGGCTGCAAGAGACCCTTCAGGTGTTCTCTCGCCCTATACATACACTCTCAGGTATTTCAAGATCAATTTTTTCATGGGGTTTTATTGAGAATTACTGCATGTTCTTCTCTCTCCGATGTTTATTTCCTTAGTTTATATGAAAAGTTTGGTTTttgatggaaaaaaaaattgatgcatGTGCAGAAACACAGGGCCTAAAGATGTTTATTTGAAGGTAATGTGCTGTGGAATTTGCCACACCGATATTCACCAGATTAAGAATGACCTCGGCATGTCCAATTACCCCATGGTTCCCGGGTatatcatctctctctctctctctctctctctctctctctctctctctctctctctctctctctctcgattgttttgtgtgtgtgtttaagtTTAAGTGTTGCTTTTCTGATTTTGATGTGTGTTTTCTTATAAGTCCTGGTTTTCTAATTGTTTTTTATGGCTGTGGATACTATTTTCGTATCAcagggtgtgtgtgtgtgtgtgtgaggacACTGCCTCAAGAATATTTATTGGATCCTGGGCCAATTAATTCTGAAATGAAGATTGATGGATTTGAATTAGGTTTGAGTTTGATGTCGTGGGGTCCATTTCATTTTCTATCACCTCCTCCATTTTGTGGCTGAATTAGCATTGACTATGCATTTTACACACCTttgtttgtgattttttttttctaaatgaaCTAGAACAGGTGTGAGGGTCTAATTCACTTAGAAGGATTTCACTTCTTTCATCATGGTAAATGGTAGATTTTGaggaatcaattttttttttttttttgtgcatcTTCTGGTGCAGTTTGATGTTCTAATTATGTCTACCTCATCTAGATTGCCATTTTTTCATGCTAATTATTTATATCTAAACCTAGTAGCTCTTAATAGCTGGATAGAATGCATGCTAGATCGTATTGAGTTTTCTGCATTGGCAAAATATAATTCTTTATTTGTCAAATGTTGGTGACCATATCAGGGTTATTAGTTAATATTCCAAACTTTAAGATTACTTCTCTTTTGTTCATATATAGGCATGAAGTGGTGGGTGAGGTGGTTGAGGTTGGATCAGATGTGACCAAATTCAGGGCTGGTGATGTGGTTGGAGTTGGCTGCATCGTCGGGTGCTGTGGCAGCTGTCGCCCGTGCAAGGCAGACATCGAGCAATACTGCAACAAGAAGATTTGGTCCTACAATGACGTTTACACTGATGGCAAGCCAACTCAAGGGGGTTTTGCTAGTGCTATGGTTGTTGATCAGAAGTAAGCATGATTCAAACTAGCTGTATGGATCCTTCTTCGTTCGTCTCTAATTGCTTTGCTTAACAGATTCGTGGTGAAAATCCCGGATGGAATGGCACCGGAGCAGGCTGCACCACTGCTATGTGCAGGGGTGACTGTGTACAGTCCCCTCAACCATTTTGGGCTTAAACAGAGCGGCCTAAGAGGCGGTATCTTGGGGCTTGGTGGGGTCGGGCATATGGGAGTGAAGATCGCGAAGGCCATGGGCCACCACGTTACGGTTATCAGCTCCTCCGATAGGAAGAGGGTGGAGGCATTGGATCACCTAGGCGCTGATGACTACTTGGTGAGCTCGGATGCTGCTCAGATGCAAGAGGCTGCTGACTCACTAGACTACATAATCGACACGATCCCTGCAAACCATCCGCTGGAGCCTTACCTCTCTCTGTTGAAAATCGATGGCAAGCTGATCTTGATGGGAGTTATCAATACTCCTTTGCAATTTGTCAGCCCAATGGTCATGCTTGGTGAGTTTCCTACCTCAACAACCCTTATAcctattttgtttatttattgattCTCATTTTAAATGTTTCCATAAACTTGTGTGCATTTGAACGTACGATGCATCCATCCAATTAGGGCTCATTAATCCTCAATTAGTGTTTGTCAACCGAAGTTTGTTCTATTTATCCTCATTATTAGGATCTCTCCAATCATATCCTCTCAACGGGATGTGAATCAATCAAAACTAGCTCAAATTATAGAGATTATCAAGGCCCTTGGGATATcttaaagtttcaatccatcttaATAAACAATGGATTAGTATTTTTAACTATCTAgactaatcctcaaaagtaaacaACCCCTCACATTACTAGGCGTATTGATTGTATTAGTAGCATCTTAGGTCTTAATTAATAGCACATTAATGATGTGATTAGGGAGGAAGAGTATCACGGGAAGCTTCATTGGGAGCATGAATGAGTTGGAGGAAATGCTGGAGTTCTGCAGGGATAAGAACCTTTCTTCCACCATTGAGATTGTGAAGATGGATTATATCAACACTGCCTTTGAGAGACTCGAAAAGAACGATGTTCGATACAGATTTGTGGTGGATGTTGCAGGAAGCAAACTTGACCAGTGAAGCCAAATCACATATATATTCACAAATACTTTGTTTCACATGTTTTAAGATATTGGCTTATACTTATTTCTTGATAAGGTTGTTGTTTTGTGTCATCTTGGGATTTATTACACCTGCATATTTTGTGTGTAAGAAAAGAGTTGGTGTGATTGTGAAAGATGGCAACTGATAAACATTATTCTCTATGCATAAATATTATTGAGAATAGTCTGTCACTTTGACTTGATACAATATTTGCTTGGTTGGTGACTTGGTGTGATTTGGATTTTCTGGAAGAAgcttaaattttttattcatgATTCAAGAACCAAAGTTAGGTTGATTCTTGATTATGactcatcatctccttaagaatTATTTAATGGAAATTTATTAACATAGTATcgtgattttaaattttttaagtttttaacttCTTCGAATGATGCAATTTATTTTCTaatgattttattttgatttccgAAAACGATCGCTGCGCTTGctgcatgttttttttttttttttttttttggagttaCATAGTACTAGtatgttttttctttctttttttcagaGTTATAATTCACATGCACTCATACTCTCATACTCATGCATAACAGATGACTCAGAGGGTGTTtagctaagtttattttaaagagtttataaattcttttagcttataagatattttaaaagCTTACAAGATGTACGTAGTTtcttaaaagcttataagttattaaggtgtttggataatttagcttataaactagagagGAAATTTTAAGTGAGAAAGAAAAAATCGAAAAGAGATGAAATTATAATGATATacgatgaaaataaaaaatcataattgagttatttttgtaaaatgagtgttgcttataagataatgagaaaataagttagcgtagaagaatttatttttacaagttATAAGCTCATTAGAAGCTTATCTTGTAAAACACTTTAAAAGAAcctataagctcttaaacaacttataaactgttttaaagagcttataagctcagccaaacaccttcTCAAACTCTGCTTTTGAACTTAGGAAAATGTCTTACCAATTGAGTTGAGGTTGCTATATGTTGACGCGCATAATTTGTTACTAGTTTTAATCCTATGTTACTTACCTACTCTGTGTCCTAATTATTTATTGTATGTGTAGTAGTAATGTCACGATACACACATAAATACATGTTGAGAAAAACGTATAAAAGACGTGATACTCCAAGTTTGTGCATAGTCCAAGTTTCtgtgttttctttcttttagaaaaataaaatatgtgcaGTATAAAAGGAGTACATAAAATCAGCAAAGTGCATTAGATTTAGACCGATATTATTCAATTTCCCACCTAATTACTTGAAAATAGGAAATCCCTCCAAGACTTGGTGGATGGGGGGTCCCCTTCACCAACCACCCACGCTCTCAAATTCCTCAACTTTtactttcttttttctatttatgCGACgaaactttaatttaattgcatTGATTGATTGAGATATAGAAGGCGTGCTGGGTTTTCTCTCATCAAATTTCTCAAGCATGGCATCATCTGGTCCCTCCAACATGGACGGAAAGACTACTTCACACTTAATTTTGGTGGAATAactgaaaataattatttgttctCACAATTATTAAAGATTCTTGTTCGAACCATTTTTTGAATTGTATTCAAATCTCCTTCTTTGGACATTCAGGTCTCTTCTTTGGATAtcttatataaacatatatttgttgttgaattttttttgtagttaaaTGATTACTAATATTAAtctaaatttgtaattttttacaCGATTTTAAAAATGTTGCGAACACcaccttttattttattcttttgcaATTACAGTCAACATCTCCGGCTTTTTCCAACAAAATTTCACTGGTGTGTAAATTGTAATTCTGAAATGCGTTGTTTTTTACCCATAAAAATGATGTAGTTTAATTATTGAAGAACATTACGAATGTTTTAATTGCAAAAAAACAAATTGGACTTAGTGTTATAATTGAAAAGTTGTGCGAAAATTGCCAGTTCGGATAAGTGCTGTGTTATTTGcagcatttttttttctacttaaaataataatttatctcTTTAAATGTTGACTCATGTCATGTGCATTAGCATTTAGCAATGCAAATGGACTTGCATCATCTAGAAATCATATTGTAACCACTCAACTATAGATATTGTGTCATTGTCATAAGAATAGGTTGTGGTGCAAGACCAAGTCACTCTAAAGTGTAAACAATATCAGGCGGGTTAGGTACCAACTCCTAAATGTCATCTATGAAACGCTAATCGTCGTTTTATTGAAAGTTTTAAATGTTTGGACAAAAATGCTACCTTAATCATGCGATGTAAGTGGCCGTCTTTATCAATTAATCATCCTATAATCTGTGGTGTGGGGTTCCACCACTTAAGTTCAATCCATATCTCATATCCATTCAATGGACATCTAGATAGTTGGTTATCTAAATAATGTAACAAAAGAAGTTACGAATATTACTACATAGTAATGCTATATTAGGGATTAAATTGTTGCTAAATGAGTATCACTATTACATACCTAGTCTGTTATGTATTCTTTGAGGGTGTGTTctcttgataaaaaaaaggtggaatacatatattttctcattttttattattctttttacACGTTTTCTTAGTTAAAAAATTTTCTCTGGGCAGGCATTTTTTTTAGCAGcccttttttcacttttttatttcaattcatgataatattttttattatcacACAGTTATAtatgataatattttctcatattgtatattttttcattctttcAATTTTACCCTCAAAATATATACTGAGTATTATTTTCATAGTTTATTTTTCCATCAAACAGAACATGAAATAAAAAGAGTGAAGATCactaaaaaaatgataaaccATTTTtctgtttcatttttttctaacTATAAACTTacaacaaaaaagaagaaagtaTTCACACTTTTCTTTTAAGCGTTCTTTTACTCAACCAAGAACTAGCTTTTTGTCGAATAGtcataaaaaaaagttttttttttcctagaAATTTAGTTTTTCCTTAAAACAGTTATTACCTTTACTTTCAACATTACTTTTCCATAAGAACAATTTCCCcttccaaatatatatatacatatataccaCGCTTAGACACTCGCAagcgcgcacacacacaaaacagtAACAAACATTCAAGTGAAGCAGATCAGAGTAAACCCTTTTCTTCCACCCCATTACATTGTATTGTTATATATAGTGTATGAAAGGCTCAGTAGGCAAAAATCATTGCAATTAAATCTTCACTAATATACTTTGCAGAAAGCCACTCAAGAAGAGCCTCCCTCTATTTGCAATATCACTTACTATGTAAATGCCTAAATATACAAACTCAATGTTTCCCCCAATCATCTAATCTCCTCCCATCCAtgttaagagagagagaaagagcaagtaaaaaaaatgCATCAACTGGCCTCATTTAGGAAGGATCTCCTTGGGTTTCATGTTCTGTACGAGGTGTTAGTAGCATCTATACCAGTCGACTAAAGTACATGTTCATGAAATACCTCGACGGATTGAAGCCACACAAGATTACTGCAAACAAGAGTAATTATTCATCTCTTTAGTAAAATATCTCACAGCATGTTAATAAGATAAAATAGCGGTGCTTACAGATAGGGGAAAGGACAATGAATACCCCAATTGGGTACAAGAAAAAGTCAGTTCTGTCCAAGAAGGGTAATACTGCATCAGAAAAGAAATAGAATTAGCACAATACGTAGTTCTTGAAACTCAAAAACTCTTTCCATGTCCAACACTTCTTACTAAAGGGTTTGGGCCAAGTGTACCAGTCGACTAAGTGCAGTAAATCTATCTAATATTTATTTACAAAGAAATAAGGAAATTTATTGATACAAAATATCACTGTTTGTATAAGTTCTTTAGTTGAAATGCATCTTACCTGCATAACCTAAAAAATTTAGGTAATGATAATAGGAAATGGCTGCCATGAAGAGCAAATTTGACAGTAACACGGGTATAAAACCATGAGCAACCAAAAGTGGTGATATAAAATAATGAACAACTGCAAAATATACAAAAACATCAGTAGCCATCTATCAAGGAGTTCCCAGTAAGACATCCACTTTACGCTTACCATAAAGCAACAGGAACATAGGGAAGAAAGAGTTGCAGTGAACATCAAAGGCATACAACCTTCACAAGAGACAGGGGGTCACAAAATTAGCAAAAGAATAAACAACTAAACCCAACGTGCGTGCCACACCAAACAAAAGAATAAGACTGGggaaaaaaaacaagaaaagggagtaaaaaagaaagaaagaaaaagggaGCTAGAAGTCTAGTACAAACAAAAATCAATAACAAAAGTAATTTGCAGACACCAGCAAAAATAAGCACACTAACATAATTACAGAAACAGTAACAAGCAATAACCTTGCAAATacagattaaaaaataataattaaaaaagaaaagagaactTGCCATTCCACCCGTTGCTCTACCACATGACTGTTTGGCGCTTCCTCTCGAAGATAATTGTTAGTGAAGAACCTGAAAAGAGTTCCAAAACAAattttcaattacactatcttCTCATATATGAGAATCATATCTTTCTAAGTAAACAAGAAGATGTAAAACAACGGCTAGAAAACTCAAATGAAAAAGTCAGACACAACGAGGAGTTGAAGAACATCAAGGTAAAATGCAATACTTTATCTCAACTACTGATTTTAGTTCAAATATAATATTACGTTTTCTACATTCAACATTGCTGTcaggaaaaaaaatatcattcacTTTAGCACATTGTTTTTAATAGTATATAGAAAGTAGTGCAGTCAAGATCAAGAGAATAAATGTTAACACACAACAGAAAGTACTACTTTAATGATATTTTACATGAAAGGTTCATTGGTCTTTAATGTTCAAGTTCAAAACAATGTGGCCGTTACTGAAATGAAGCGAGGTTTACCATTGATCTTCAGTCTATCATCTATGAACTCATTACTTGATTGGAATGAACTATTTGTCAACAATTTGTTGAAAAGAAGAGCTTAACTCAACAAGGACTTTGGGTTAAAACACTAAAACCTAAGACAGACAGCACTTTCCTTTGTTATCCTTCATGACAAAACTCAATTATGCACTGACAAGTCCTTTTTGGGTTGGTAAAGGTCTCAATCTCCAATTAAAAATCAATGGCTGAAGGACTTTAAGTTAGTCTGAGCACTATGTTGAGGAAGTTAATTGAACAGAACTGAGCAAAGTAGTTTAGCAAGAGCATTTAATAGCTAGCCCTTCCTTTTATTCTTGTTGTACATACCAACAAAAAGTAGCTAAAATAGCGCCTGTTACCAGGAAGTGGAAAAGCAATACTGAAATAACAACAAAAGCAGCATGTCCAGCGCTATGATCATACCTGAAACAGAGGAAAGACAGCTGTAATATAGAAGAGAATGACATTAAGTACACATAAATTTGTGGAAGCATAACAAAATTTCCAACCACTAAGTTCTAACAATTCAACATGAAAAGGAGCCATAAAGAAGATACTTACGTAGCACAATAAGCAACCGTAGATAACGACAAAAGAAGACTACACACGACGACAAATGCAGGATCATCACGTGCCCATTGGTTCTTTGTTTCTAGAGAAGAGAAGAAATGGTTATCGAAAATTGATACTTTATCATGATATCAAATAGCTAAAAGATGAAGGGTGGcctaaaaataagaaaaataaccCAATGTATGGGACACTATTAATCTTGCACACTTAGTGGAACGGTGGAAGGAACATGAGAAGTATGTCATACATATGAAACACCAATATGTCACTAGGAATCAAGATCTTCCCAGAAAGGATAAATCCAAGCATGATGACAGAATCTGCAGTCCCAAATTCAAAGTAGTCTCTGCATGTATTTACACTAATTTGTCTAGAGGACTCCTGTTCAGAGAAGAATCAcctaaaaattatttgaatgcTGGTCAGAGAAAATCGAGTCACTGTTTAGTTTCACCAGAAATTGATTTCTAAGGGTTGTGAGAAGCCAATTTTTGCTATATATTCAGTGGATTCACTCCGGATAGGACTCCACAATAAAAGATCAAGAATATCAGGTAATATAGATTGATTCCATGAGAAGATAGAAACAGGGAGAAACATTCTGATGGAATAATGAAGAAACAGTTGGTAATAATGTGAGTGATGCACGCAAATCTTGGGTAACAATTGCTAGAAATGAATTTTGAGTACTGTAGGTAAAAGAAAATTGATTTTTAGAAATGACAAATATTAGGCAAGTCAGAGCATGAAGAAACATACCAAGAGTAATAAGGAAAAATGAACTCAAAACCAAGAACTTAAATTCAAAGCAATAAACAGGATAAGAGCTTGGCAACACATTGACGAAGAACACTGAAGACCAAGGAAAAAGGAAAACTTACGTTtgtgatattttgtgtgttggTATCTGCATTGGTTGCACAGTCTCACATTTCACATGCAAAATGGATAAAGAATGTCATTCAAAAACTTACaagtacaaaaaaaaataaaaattgaaccaatagttttttttaattctttttttccGTAAATTAACAATTAGATTTAAAGACTGCGCCACGGTGGACTTGAATCCAAGCCATTGGCCTCAGGCATTAACCAccctaaatttaaattttgaaccAATAGTTTATTGCCCAAAGTGTCATTTATCATTTGTTTCTGAAAATATAACTAAGACCAGCATATATCTAGTACTAAAATGTTCTGTCTCAACATATGACAAGTAGCCGAAAAGGCAGACCCATCCAAATATTATCCAATTGATCAGACTTTGTAAGATACTACATACAATCTTCTCTTTATTTATCGGATTATTCAGAGATGGTTTCTGGCTAAGAAAATGCTTGTATTTTGTGGCCTATGGCATAATATTCCCTGTTAACAACATAAGCTAAAATTATAAGCATAGTTGGATTACATAAAATCATTCTCTCTGCAGAAGAGCTTTGCAGACAGGTTATCATAATCATATATCTGATTAAAATCACATACAAGCaaccatatatattataaaaataaatgtaggACCCCAAGGAACAATCTGAAGGAAACTCACACAACTTTTGGCGCTGTACATAAGTGAAGCATTTGCCAAAAGGTATATTCAATGTCCATTTGTTGCCACTACATTGAACCACCCAGAACAAATGCATGTCAATTCGAGAGAAAAATGTGTTGTGGGGGGGATGCAGTCTACAGGATATCCAGAGAACATTAAAAAAACATTATTTCAATCAGGCTTCTGAAAAACAtataaattcagaaaataaatatgagCACAGCTAAGTTGAAACCCATGCTGAGCCAAATTGAGAGTCCAAAACTTACATCAAAGGAACAAAActacataatggtcataaaaaACTGACTGAAACACAAATTTCACAATATAGTCAAACGCTCTCTCATCTTCCTTAACTTCTAATCATGAGGGAAGGACAGGTTCAGGATGATCAGCAAAACATTGACCAAAACAGAAAGCTGACATCTGAGTAAACTTATTCCTCTCCTCTTCCATTAACATTTGATCAGTCAGAAGGGAATTCAAATTCAGTACTTGAATACCTTTTGTTATACCTGTATCCACGGCTCATCATTCTAGCTTGCATCTAGACCAACTTGTTAGGTTCTATATTCATTGAATAACTTTCTGCATTTCTCACGTCATCCGTAGTCCTTAGAAACAAGTATGTGTAAGCAGGTATATAGTGAAACACTTTAGATTCCAACACATTCAAACTGCAACCTTAGgcctagacttagcttgttgACTTCCAAGGCAAACTGAGTTTGAAACATCATTGAGCGCCTGCACATAGCTATGTGATTGACGGGCATATTCATCCCCTCCGCCCTCTTGTCAGATATGCTTTGACTTCCATTGATGTCTGATAATTTAGTTGGGACCCCCAAGTTGGATAAAAGATAACCATATATTCTTTGTGTCCCTAAGTTTTAACAAGTGTACGAGCACTTTGTTTACATTCAGCATTTGAATAGCGCAGATCAGAGATCTAAATTAACATCAGCAGGTAAAAAAAAACCACTCAGGAAAGCATGAACAGCCTCTAGATTTTAGTTTAATCAATGTGACTTTTACAGAAAATTGCCGCAATCTACTTCAGAGGCCAATCATGCCTTGTCCATTGTCTTATGCGGATagaatatattttc
This window encodes:
- the LOC131005317 gene encoding cinnamyl alcohol dehydrogenase 1, with product MGSLEVERNTVGWAARDPSGVLSPYTYTLRNTGPKDVYLKVMCCGICHTDIHQIKNDLGMSNYPMVPGHEVVGEVVEVGSDVTKFRAGDVVGVGCIVGCCGSCRPCKADIEQYCNKKIWSYNDVYTDGKPTQGGFASAMVVDQKFVVKIPDGMAPEQAAPLLCAGVTVYSPLNHFGLKQSGLRGGILGLGGVGHMGVKIAKAMGHHVTVISSSDRKRVEALDHLGADDYLVSSDAAQMQEAADSLDYIIDTIPANHPLEPYLSLLKIDGKLILMGVINTPLQFVSPMVMLGRKSITGSFIGSMNELEEMLEFCRDKNLSSTIEIVKMDYINTAFERLEKNDVRYRFVVDVAGSKLDQ
- the LOC131005319 gene encoding uncharacterized protein LOC131005319 isoform X4; amino-acid sequence: MHLFWVVQCSGNKWTLNIPFGKCFTYVQRQKLYTNTQNITNKQRTNGHVMILHLSSCVVFFCRYLRLLIVLRMIIALDMLLLLLFQYCFSTSWFFTNNYLREEAPNSHVVEQRVEWLYAFDVHCNSFFPMFLLLYVVHYFISPLLVAHGFIPVLLSNLLFMAAISYYHYLNFLGYAVLPFLDRTDFFLYPIGVFIVLSPILILCGFNPSRYFMNMYFSRLV
- the LOC131005319 gene encoding uncharacterized protein LOC131005319 isoform X5, which codes for MDIEYTFWQMLHLCTAPKVVYQHTKYHKQTKNQWARDDPAFVVVCSLLLSLSTVAYCATYDHSAGHAAFVVISVLLFHFLVTGAILATFCWFFTNNYLREEAPNSHVVEQRVEWLYAFDVHCNSFFPMFLLLYVVHYFISPLLVAHGFIPVLLSNLLFMAAISYYHYLNFLGYAVLPFLDRTDFFLYPIGVFIVLSPILILCGFNPSRYFMNMYFSRLV
- the LOC131005319 gene encoding uncharacterized protein LOC131005319 isoform X2; this translates as MQARMMSRGYRYNKSGNKWTLNIPFGKCFTYVQRQKLYTNTQNITNKQRTNGHVMILHLSSCVVFFCRYLRLLIVLRMIIALDMLLLLLFQYCFSTSWFFTNNYLREEAPNSHVVEQRVEWLYAFDVHCNSFFPMFLLLYVVHYFISPLLVAHGFIPVLLSNLLFMAAISYYHYLNFLGYAVLPFLDRTDFFLYPIGVFIVLSPILILCGFNPSRYFMNMYFSRLV
- the LOC131005319 gene encoding uncharacterized protein LOC131005319 isoform X1 — protein: MLPTSSSVKGRSGPHTRPNSLPHYLRRIVKWQQMDIEYTFWQMLHLCTAPKVVYQHTKYHKQTKNQWARDDPAFVVVCSLLLSLSTVAYCATYDHSAGHAAFVVISVLLFHFLVTGAILATFCWFFTNNYLREEAPNSHVVEQRVEWLYAFDVHCNSFFPMFLLLYVVHYFISPLLVAHGFIPVLLSNLLFMAAISYYHYLNFLGYAVLPFLDRTDFFLYPIGVFIVLSPILILCGFNPSRYFMNMYFSRLV
- the LOC131005319 gene encoding uncharacterized protein LOC131005319 isoform X6 — protein: MLPTSSSVKGRSGPHTRPNSLPHYLRRIVKWQQMDIEYTFWQMLHLCTAPKVVYQHTKYHKRMIIALDMLLLLLFQYCFSTSWFFTNNYLREEAPNSHVVEQRVEWLYAFDVHCNSFFPMFLLLYVVHYFISPLLVAHGFIPVLLSNLLFMAAISYYHYLNFLGYAVLPFLDRTDFFLYPIGVFIVLSPILILCGFNPSRYFMNMYFSRLV
- the LOC131005319 gene encoding uncharacterized protein LOC131005319 isoform X3, which produces MQARMMSRGYSGNKWTLNIPFGKCFTYVQRQKLYTNTQNITNKQRTNGHVMILHLSSCVVFFCRYLRLLIVLRMIIALDMLLLLLFQYCFSTSWFFTNNYLREEAPNSHVVEQRVEWLYAFDVHCNSFFPMFLLLYVVHYFISPLLVAHGFIPVLLSNLLFMAAISYYHYLNFLGYAVLPFLDRTDFFLYPIGVFIVLSPILILCGFNPSRYFMNMYFSRLV